In the genome of Aureimonas sp. OT7, one region contains:
- the trxA gene encoding thioredoxin: MATKKTDKASFQADVLQASKPVVVDFWAEWCGPCKMIAPSLEEISEENDAVQIVKVNIDDNPDLAAQFGVRSIPTLMLFKDGQQASVQVGAAPKSKLVAWINSNLSA, encoded by the coding sequence ATGGCTACGAAGAAAACCGACAAAGCGTCTTTCCAGGCCGATGTTCTTCAGGCGTCCAAGCCTGTCGTCGTCGACTTCTGGGCCGAATGGTGCGGCCCCTGCAAGATGATTGCCCCCAGCCTCGAGGAAATCTCGGAAGAAAACGACGCTGTCCAGATCGTCAAGGTCAACATCGACGACAATCCGGATCTGGCTGCGCAGTTCGGTGTGCGGTCCATTCCGACGCTGATGCTGTTCAAGGATGGCCAGCAGGCATCCGTGCAGGTCGGCGCGGCGCCCAAGTCCAAGCTCGTCGCCTGGATCAATTCCAACCTGTCGGCATGA